A window of Shumkonia mesophila contains these coding sequences:
- a CDS encoding diacylglycerol kinase catalytic domain-containing protein, producing the protein MTSLAPRVVLVTRRTEFDRLLATHATRGQAEFFLDKRGQSLAELEFQKERQLKAVNQAKQAVPDDWSVAQVLRDDLDRFLFTADDIVVAIGQDGLVANLAKYLTGQPVIGVTPDPDRTEGVLTPLIAEALSKLLPRVAAGDMDLRRLTMVEAKLDGEQTLAALNELFIGHRSHQSALYELSFEGKTEFQSSSGVIVSTGTGLTGWARSIMAATHRQVDFAPDERRAVYFAREPWPSRITGNKLAFGEIGQSTSVCLTSRMNEGGAIFADGIEQDFLRFDWGIKAQIGISERTLNLVKLAKEPHQWR; encoded by the coding sequence ATGACCAGTCTCGCGCCCCGGGTGGTGCTGGTCACTCGGCGGACGGAATTTGACCGCCTGCTGGCGACCCACGCCACCCGGGGGCAAGCCGAATTCTTCCTCGATAAACGTGGGCAAAGCTTGGCCGAACTGGAGTTCCAGAAAGAACGGCAACTCAAGGCGGTCAATCAAGCCAAGCAGGCGGTCCCTGATGATTGGTCGGTGGCTCAAGTGCTGCGGGACGACCTCGATCGATTTCTCTTCACTGCCGATGACATTGTGGTTGCCATTGGCCAGGACGGCCTAGTCGCCAATTTGGCCAAGTATCTGACCGGGCAACCCGTCATCGGCGTTACGCCGGATCCGGATCGAACGGAAGGCGTCCTTACGCCTCTGATTGCCGAAGCTTTGTCGAAACTACTCCCGCGCGTTGCCGCAGGGGATATGGACTTGCGGCGCCTCACTATGGTGGAGGCAAAATTGGATGGCGAGCAGACGCTGGCCGCGCTCAACGAGCTGTTCATTGGCCATCGCTCCCACCAGTCAGCGCTGTATGAGCTTTCATTCGAAGGGAAGACGGAGTTTCAATCGTCGTCCGGCGTCATCGTTTCAACCGGCACCGGCCTGACGGGGTGGGCACGGTCGATCATGGCGGCAACCCATCGCCAAGTTGATTTTGCTCCCGATGAAAGGCGCGCGGTCTATTTCGCCCGTGAACCTTGGCCGAGCCGGATAACGGGCAACAAGTTAGCGTTCGGTGAGATCGGCCAGAGCACAAGTGTATGCCTGACCTCGCGAATGAATGAGGGGGGCGCGATCTTTGCCGATGGTATCGAACAAGACTTCTTGCGTTTCGATTGGGGCATCAAGGCCCAGATCGGGATTTCTGAGCGCACCCTGAATCTGGTCAAGCTGGCCAAAGAACCGCATCAATGGCGGTAG